From Armatimonadota bacterium:
ATTGTTGCAGCTCTGTTCGTGGTATTCGGCATCCTGATACCCTCGATGATCCGGATCATCAAGGAGTTCGAGCGCGGCGTCGTGCTGCGACTGGGAAGGTACAACCGCATACTGCTCCCCGGAATCCGGTTTCTAATCCCATTCGTGGATAAGATGTTCAGCGTGGACCTGCGCGTGGTGACCATGGATGTTCCCAAGCAGGAGATGATGACTTCCGACAACGTGCCTGTGACGGTGGACGCGGTGGTGTACTTCAGGGTGGTCAACCCCGAGGACGCGCTTCTGAAGATCGAGAACTACGTGAAGGCGACCGCGCTGATCGCCCAGACCACCCTGCGGAGCACGGTCGGCCAGCACATGCTCGACGAACTGCTCTCCGAGCGCGACAAGGTCAACGAGAAGCTGCAGACTGTTATTGACGAGCAGACCGAGCCTTGGGG
This genomic window contains:
- a CDS encoding slipin family protein; this encodes MENLVGIVAALFVVFGILIPSMIRIIKEFERGVVLRLGRYNRILLPGIRFLIPFVDKMFSVDLRVVTMDVPKQEMMTSDNVPVTVDAVVYFRVVNPEDALLKIENYVKATALIAQTTLRSTVGQHMLDELLSERDKVNEKLQTVIDEQTEPWG